A region of the Gemmatimonadaceae bacterium genome:
GACGAGATCAACCGCGCCCCGCCGCGCACGCAGGCCGCGCTGCTCGAGGCCATGCAGGAGCATCATGTGACCGCCGGCGGAGTGACCATGCCCCTGCCGGAGCCGTTCTTCGTGCTCGCCACGCAGAACCCGATCGAGCAGGAAGGCACGTATCCCCTTCCCGAGGCGCAGCTCGATCGCTTCCTCTTCGACATCCGCGTCGGCTACCCGGACGAAGCGGTGGAGCTGTCGATTCTCAAGGCGACGACCGGGGCTCTGGGCGAGGCGCCGGCGGCCGTGCTGACGGGCGACGAGCTGGTCGAGCTGCAGCGGCTGGTGCGCGACGTCCCGGCGAGCGAGCCGCTGCTCCGGTACGCCGCGGCGCTGGCGCGCTCGACGCGTCCGGGCAACGCGGCCGCCGATTCCCTCGTCGGGAAGTACGTGCGCTGGGGGGCGGGACCGCGCGCGGGCCAGGCGCTCGTGCTCGGCGCGAAGGCGCACGCGCTGCTGGCGGGACGCGTCGCGGTATCTCCCCCGGACGTGCGGCGAGTGGCTCATCCCGTCCTCCGCCACCGGATACTCACGAACTTCGCGGCCGAAGCCGAGGGCGTGAGCGCCGAGAGCATCATCGACGACCTGCTGCGCACCGTCGAGCCGCCGAAGAGCGACATCCGGATATAGCCGTGCCGGCAGCCGAGGTTTTTTCCTACGGCGAGATTCTGGATCAGGTGCGTCCGCTGCGCTGGCCCGCGCGGACCGCGGTGTCGGCGGTGCTGCCGGGCCGGCATCTGTCGCACCGCCACGGCACATCGGCCGAGTTCACAGAGTACCGCCCCTACCGGCAGGGCGATCCGCCGCAGAGGATCGACTGGAAGGTGTTCGCGCGGACGGACCGGGCCTACATCAGGCTGTCGCACGACCACGCGGTGCTGCCGACCGCTTTCGTCGTGGACGCGAGCGCGTCGATGG
Encoded here:
- a CDS encoding MoxR family ATPase; amino-acid sequence: MTTSAPARTANDTRREKLLRGIAALRAEVAKSIVGQEEVLDEILVAVLAGGHALLVGVPGLAKTLMIRSIARAMHLDFRRIQFTPDLVPSDITGTELMEEDPATHARAFRFARGPVFANIVLADEINRAPPRTQAALLEAMQEHHVTAGGVTMPLPEPFFVLATQNPIEQEGTYPLPEAQLDRFLFDIRVGYPDEAVELSILKATTGALGEAPAAVLTGDELVELQRLVRDVPASEPLLRYAAALARSTRPGNAAADSLVGKYVRWGAGPRAGQALVLGAKAHALLAGRVAVSPPDVRRVAHPVLRHRILTNFAAEAEGVSAESIIDDLLRTVEPPKSDIRI